One stretch of Halobacillus litoralis DNA includes these proteins:
- a CDS encoding TAXI family TRAP transporter solute-binding subunit, protein MKRLLFVLSLAFTLVLAACGSDGGSEEASSSGGGSESIVFGTGGTSGTYYPIGGALKPVFEESDSIDNVTVESTGASVANIQNIKDSLNQMAIIMSDVGYDAIEGQGQFDGNAVEVQAMAGMYQNVVQVAALKDSGISSIEDLEGKKVGVGKVGSGVEQSAKKVLEAVGITYDDLSKVTHTGYADSVQEMKNGNLDAAFFTSGVPNSNITDLMQQTDINFVEIKGETANALMEKYPFYKANTIEAGDEARYNLDEAVETVGIQNMIIVSPDLSEDVVYDMTKRYYEYLGTEEVSVGALKQLGRDEIAKGLIAPLHPGAKKFYEEQGILE, encoded by the coding sequence ATGAAACGGTTATTATTTGTTTTATCTTTAGCATTTACGTTAGTTTTGGCAGCTTGTGGCAGTGATGGCGGGTCAGAAGAGGCTTCAAGTTCCGGCGGTGGGTCTGAGTCCATTGTCTTTGGTACAGGTGGAACGTCCGGGACTTATTATCCTATTGGTGGCGCACTAAAGCCGGTTTTTGAAGAGAGCGATAGTATTGACAATGTAACCGTAGAATCTACGGGGGCATCTGTAGCTAACATCCAAAACATTAAGGACAGCCTTAACCAGATGGCCATCATCATGAGTGACGTTGGTTATGATGCGATTGAAGGGCAAGGTCAATTTGATGGAAACGCCGTAGAAGTACAAGCAATGGCGGGAATGTATCAGAATGTCGTCCAGGTTGCAGCTTTGAAGGACAGCGGTATTTCATCCATTGAAGATCTCGAAGGGAAAAAAGTAGGAGTAGGTAAAGTAGGATCTGGGGTTGAACAAAGTGCGAAGAAAGTGCTTGAAGCGGTTGGAATTACTTATGATGATCTTTCTAAAGTAACACACACGGGTTATGCCGATAGTGTACAGGAAATGAAGAATGGAAATTTAGATGCTGCGTTCTTCACTTCAGGTGTACCGAACAGCAACATTACGGACTTGATGCAGCAGACGGATATCAACTTTGTTGAAATCAAAGGGGAAACTGCGAATGCACTTATGGAAAAATATCCATTCTACAAGGCAAATACGATCGAAGCTGGTGACGAAGCCCGTTACAATTTAGACGAAGCTGTTGAGACGGTGGGTATTCAAAATATGATCATCGTCAGTCCGGATTTGAGTGAAGATGTCGTCTATGACATGACTAAACGCTACTATGAATATTTGGGAACAGAAGAAGTTTCCGTCGGTGCGTTGAAGCAATTGGGGCGTGATGAAATTGCTAAAGGTTTAATTGCTCCATTGCATCC